In Daucus carota subsp. sativus chromosome 4, DH1 v3.0, whole genome shotgun sequence, one DNA window encodes the following:
- the LOC108203468 gene encoding uncharacterized protein LOC108203468, translating to MAPQGHSLKLQSGFRNTLKVHRANDILFEFQNGYRKAIVDIGVRTCTCNRFQLDQLTCAHEIAVLQKANHDPYDYCSPYFTKEAMIHAYEETVFPVGHEDTWEVPENIKSMTLYPSQVRVRVRRPKKRCKTFWEINAK from the exons ATGGCACCGCAGGGGCACTCATTGAAGTTGCAATCAGGATTTAGAAATACATTGAAG GTGCATCGGGCAAATgatattttgtttgaatttcAGAATGGTTATAGAAAAGCTATAGTTGATATTGGTGTGAGAACCTGTACATGCAATAGGTTTCAACTGGACCAACTTACTTGTGCTCATGAAATTGCTGTTTTACAAAAGGCTAATCATGATCCATATGATTATTGTTCACCATATTTCACAAAGGAAGCAATGATTCATGCATATGAAGAGACAGTGTTCCCTGTTGGTCACGAAGACACGTGGGAAGTACCCGAAAATATCAAGTCAATGACACTATATCCTTCACAAGTACGAGTAAGAGTGCGCAGACCAAAAAAAAGATGCAAAACTTTTTGGGAGATAAATGCAAAATGA